One region of Primulina tabacum isolate GXHZ01 chromosome 1, ASM2559414v2, whole genome shotgun sequence genomic DNA includes:
- the LOC142553917 gene encoding uncharacterized protein LOC142553917, with product MAGAYTLNAYQVNFASVLNIKDENLVKMFQDIEKSGLRKFLEAPAVIYKNALLDFYAKATVHEGKIVHSQGDASISIDAALLGATFLLPLSGTSELSDISKIDRSVALSSFSASGEEVSPSCHKKLLKMEYQILADIVAKAILIKAGTFDKLTKEKVQVMIAITKGIKVDWSHFLFRIMKDMVVRKSSGFAVQISAMLKDAGFASTSDQDATSVTMIDAANVLALRPKPTVAEFVALKKEIGETASEVQKPQRKISKKRVIISTDSDKTASEESAADVQPPIPTPAKKKPRTILKIKKTTALSEIEKVPIRQIFPEVVPSVRSITSATAQATASILAPPTAFVFKPSSGIVIRESTSGSSAFRPIVPISSSDKCKGKMVEEPPIFGHKTTVTTGVDLHLAEIETSANDDMNFFDEWHSVRLFHSFAYFKTKGNYAKMMNAEKRIFQLAKMENIIEALRRRSFILDQLKCQKLESVLKVLESNFDPSVPTAV from the coding sequence ATGGCTGGAGCATACACTCTTAACGCTTATCAAGTAAATTTTGCTTCTGTTCTTAACATCAAGGATGAGAATCTCGTTAAAATGTTTCAAGACATTGAGAAATCGGGACTCAGAAAATTCCTGGAAGCACCAGCCGTAATTTACAAAAATGCTCTCCTGGATTTTTACGCTAAAGCGACAGTACATGAAGGAAAGATTGTTCATTCTCAAGGAGATGCATCCATCTCTATTGATGCCGCACTTCTAGGAGCGACCTTCCTTCTTCCACTCTCAGGTACTTCTGAACTATCTGATATTTCCAAGATAGATAGGTCTGTTGCGCTTAGCTCGTTCTCAGCCTCTGGAGAAGAAGTGTCTCCCTCTTGTCACAAGAAATTActcaaaatggaatatcaaattctggccgATATTGTGGCAAAAGCCATTTTGATCAAAGCTGGCACCTTCGACAAGTTGACGAAGGAGAAGGTTCAAGTGATGATTGCCATCACTAAGGGAATCAAAGTGGACTGGAGTCATTTTCTCTTTAGGATTATGAAGGATATGGTTGTCAGGAAAAGTTCTGGATTCGCTGTTCAAATCAGCGCAATGCTCAAGGATGCTGGTTTCGCCTCTACCAGTGATCAAGATGCTACTTCAGTAACCATGATTGATGCTGCGAACGTACTTGCTTTAAGGCCTAAGCCAACCGTGGCGGAGTTTGTCGCCTTGAAAAAGGAAATTGGAGAAACTGCTTCTGAGGTTCAAAAACCTCAAAGgaaaatttcaaagaaaagAGTGATCATTTCGACTGATTCGGATAAAACAGCATCAGAAGAGTCTGCTGCTGATGTTCAACCACCCATACCAACCCCAGCCAAGAAGAAACCTCGCACCATTCTTAAGATCAAGAAGACAACAGCACTGTCTGAGATTGAGAAAGTACCTATCAGACAGATATTTCCAGAAGTGGTTCCTTCTGTTCGATCCATTACTTCTGCGACTGCACAAGCTACTGCATCTATTCTAGCACCACCTACTGCTTTTGTTTTCAAGCCATCATCTGGAATAGTGATTCGAGAATCAACTAGTGGGTCCTCTGCTTTCCGACCCATCGTGCCTATTTCTTCATCTGATAAATGCAAAGGAAAAATGGTCGAAGAACCACCAATTTTTGGACACAAAACAACTGTAACCACCGGCGTTGATCTTCATCTTGCAGAAATTGAAACCTCCGCAAatgatgatatgaatttttttgaTGAGTGGCACTCAGTTCGTCTTTTCCATTCTTTTGCTTACTTTAAGACAAAAGGGAACTATGCCAAAATGATGAATGCAGAGAAGAGAATTTTTCAGCTTGCAAAAATGGAAAATATCATCGAGGCCTTGCGCAGAAGGAGTTTCATCCTCGATCAGCTGAAATGTCAGAAGCTAGAATCGGTTCTGAAAGTTCTTGAATCGAATTTTGATCCTAGTGTTCCTACTGCTGTTTAG